In Sphingobacterium thalpophilum, a genomic segment contains:
- a CDS encoding IS5 family transposase, translating to MKQEFFDQINTLVNWHPISNIINKHYHKGESKMGRPSYSGLVLFKMTLLQTWYGLSDYEVEDRINDSISFSRFVGISLDDSVPDHSVISRFRSSLTEKGVYENLFKELNKQLNKHKILVKRGAIVDASIVDSPLKPKGKVIYEIESDRSEHPREDSELDKENSEQLLIQQESPGVDHEARWIKKAGKTRYGYKKHYVTDTEGLVLGVVTTPANVNEIANLQQVISSADLPKGIHIYADKGYRSSKNEELIKSGKLKSRILHKAKKGTALTEREKLRNKLIGKIRFKVERTFGSIRRWFNSSCARYKGIAKMHTQNLMEAMAYNLYRSPGILVSNAIKNTN from the coding sequence ATCAAGCAGGAATTCTTCGATCAGATCAATACATTGGTAAATTGGCATCCGATTTCAAATATTATCAACAAGCATTACCACAAAGGGGAAAGCAAAATGGGACGCCCTAGTTATTCTGGTCTTGTCCTCTTCAAAATGACACTTCTACAGACCTGGTATGGTCTGAGTGACTACGAAGTAGAAGACCGTATAAACGACAGTATCTCCTTTAGTCGCTTTGTTGGCATCAGTTTGGACGATTCGGTTCCCGATCACAGTGTTATTAGCCGTTTTCGCAGCTCGCTGACAGAAAAGGGTGTTTATGAGAATCTATTCAAGGAGCTGAACAAGCAGTTGAATAAACATAAAATATTGGTAAAACGTGGAGCTATCGTTGATGCCAGTATTGTTGATTCTCCGCTAAAACCAAAAGGCAAAGTTATTTACGAGATCGAAAGTGACCGTAGTGAACATCCTCGCGAAGATTCTGAGCTGGATAAAGAGAATAGTGAACAGTTATTGATCCAACAAGAGAGCCCGGGTGTTGACCATGAAGCTCGTTGGATAAAGAAGGCTGGGAAAACACGTTATGGCTATAAAAAGCATTATGTCACCGATACAGAAGGCCTGGTTCTGGGCGTGGTAACCACTCCAGCAAATGTAAATGAAATTGCCAATCTTCAACAGGTAATATCTTCGGCTGACCTTCCAAAGGGCATCCATATCTATGCTGACAAGGGATATCGTTCCTCTAAAAATGAGGAATTGATCAAATCAGGAAAGCTAAAAAGCAGGATCTTGCATAAGGCAAAGAAAGGAACAGCGTTAACCGAAAGAGAGAAGTTAAGAAACAAACTGATCGGCAAGATCAGGTTCAAAGTTGAACGGACCTTCGGGAGCATCCGGCGATGGTTCAACTCAAGCTGTGCAAGGTATAAGGGGATCGCCAAAATGCATACACAAAATCTAATGGAAGCCATGGCGTACAATCTTTACAGATCACCTGGGATACTTGTGTCCAATGCAATAAAAAACACAAATTAA
- a CDS encoding FAD/NAD(P)-binding protein, giving the protein MQQNIHVAIIGGGPSGLFMYKRLVEKNIAGLKVSIFESRKQLGAGMPYSYEGATPEHLTNVSDHEIPALVSTIEDYVQSLSETTLRSYGIDVDDFNRYKVVPRLLLGRYLSEQFMLLKRMADEKGIETQIHLGCQVSDIIDLESQTQVKIMVGSTDTYIVDKVIICTGHKWPTRYEGNVEHYFESPYPPSKLALKTDHAVGLRGASLTAIDAIRTIARHNGSFEALETGELRYQIDPGSENFKLLMHTRSGLLPAIRFHQEEPFLANKLLISEEELMLNRLENEGFVSLDFLFERNFKAQFKEKDPDFYAIVEKLSLEDFVEAVLSLREQKDAFEGFRQEHEQALKSIRRRQSIYWKEVLSALSFTLNYPAKYMSAEDMLRLKKVLMPLISIVIAFVPQSSSRELLALHDAGRLEVVNVGTDSRVEPASDRGANYFYTDESGIEVKTHYKTFVDCVGQRPLDFKEFPFKSLVDNGNVSPAYLRFRSVEQAKEQMLAGNDHMFVAPDGAIFLQVPGVKIDDSFRLVDHSGNTSQRLFMMAVPYMGGYNPDYSGLDFCAATSAIIAGKIAEGG; this is encoded by the coding sequence ATGCAACAAAACATTCATGTAGCCATTATCGGGGGTGGACCCAGTGGCCTGTTTATGTACAAGAGATTGGTAGAAAAGAATATAGCCGGTCTCAAAGTATCTATTTTCGAGTCCCGCAAGCAATTGGGGGCAGGGATGCCTTATAGCTACGAAGGTGCTACACCTGAGCATCTAACTAATGTCTCGGATCATGAAATTCCCGCACTGGTCTCCACGATTGAGGATTATGTTCAATCCTTATCGGAAACCACGCTTCGAAGCTATGGAATCGATGTTGACGATTTTAATCGCTACAAAGTAGTGCCACGGTTGCTCCTTGGCCGCTACCTTTCGGAGCAGTTTATGTTATTGAAACGGATGGCGGATGAAAAGGGGATAGAAACACAGATTCATCTCGGCTGCCAGGTCAGCGATATTATTGATCTGGAAAGCCAGACGCAGGTTAAAATCATGGTCGGCAGCACCGATACCTATATCGTAGACAAGGTTATCATCTGTACCGGACATAAATGGCCAACCAGGTATGAGGGCAATGTAGAGCATTATTTTGAATCACCCTATCCGCCGTCAAAGCTCGCCTTAAAAACAGACCATGCAGTAGGCTTACGTGGCGCTTCGCTCACGGCAATCGATGCTATCCGCACAATAGCGCGTCATAATGGGTCTTTTGAGGCGCTGGAGACAGGTGAGTTAAGGTATCAGATCGACCCGGGAAGTGAAAATTTTAAGTTATTGATGCATACACGCAGTGGTCTACTGCCTGCGATCCGATTCCATCAGGAAGAACCTTTCCTAGCCAACAAGCTCTTGATCTCCGAAGAGGAGCTGATGCTTAACAGGCTAGAGAATGAGGGTTTCGTCTCGCTGGATTTTCTGTTTGAGCGCAATTTTAAAGCGCAGTTTAAGGAAAAGGATCCCGACTTTTATGCAATTGTGGAAAAACTCAGCCTGGAAGACTTTGTAGAAGCAGTACTCAGTTTAAGGGAACAGAAAGATGCCTTCGAGGGATTTCGCCAGGAGCACGAACAAGCGCTGAAATCTATCAGAAGGCGTCAGTCTATCTATTGGAAAGAAGTACTTTCTGCCTTGAGCTTTACCCTGAATTATCCGGCCAAATATATGTCTGCCGAAGATATGCTGCGTCTAAAAAAAGTACTGATGCCGTTGATTTCCATTGTCATCGCTTTTGTGCCGCAGAGTTCCAGTCGTGAGCTCCTCGCACTACACGATGCTGGTCGGCTGGAAGTGGTCAATGTGGGTACGGACAGTCGGGTTGAACCCGCGAGCGACCGCGGCGCTAACTATTTTTATACCGATGAATCTGGGATAGAAGTAAAAACCCATTATAAGACATTTGTGGATTGTGTAGGACAGCGACCGTTGGACTTTAAAGAATTTCCTTTCAAGAGTTTAGTCGACAATGGCAATGTCAGTCCAGCCTACTTACGGTTTCGCTCCGTGGAACAGGCCAAAGAACAAATGCTGGCAGGCAACGACCATATGTTTGTGGCTCCGGATGGCGCCATTTTTTTGCAGGTACCCGGGGTAAAGATAGACGACAGCTTCCGGCTGGTAGACCACAGCGGCAACACCAGTCAACGTCTTTTCATGATGGCTGTACCTTACATGGGCGGCTATAATCCGGATTATTCGGGCCTAGATTTTTGCGCCGCTACCTCCGCTATCATTGCCGGCAAGATTGCTGAAGGGGGATAA
- a CDS encoding response regulator, with protein sequence MPKTILRNLQIGFGISLLILLASSTASYISIRKQIHNSAMVDHSRRVMSRVNKILQDLQNAETGQRGFLLTGIDKFLDPYKTGLQSLPQSLSRAHDLTSDNPEQQQIIDTLSTLVQSRLAKLENLVNIKKRGGMVTVSQLEEGKTYMDSCRLLISKIIDREELLLNKRSEELSRSSGYTSIFVLLAAAVSLLITLFFYFRLRADFFQREQLQNDLKRKDEEIQRRLSITQRIAREIAAGHYDMQIQDGEQDDLGSLTGSLNEMARSLKTSFEELNNNNWHQAGLTQLGNLLMGNKQQEELTAVTLGHLTKYGNCVNGAIYLMEQDELVLRGSYGLEDPERKRFAPGEGMVGQVFKDKKEKLFENLEDTDYVISFAAGKVLVNNLFILPVFDGNECIGVMELGSLQPFSSIQLAFFRDAVQKVGTTLAAAQARLVVQNLLEETQAQTEELQAQHTELESLNSSLEMHTHKLQASEEELRVQQEELVQSNRELEERSKLLEDKNLEIAERNQEIQKKAAELEQSTRYKSEFLANMSHELRTPLNSILLLSRLMAENSDGNLNEEQMESAAVIQSSGKSLLTLIDEILDLSKIESGKMDLDVQPVFFADILNGLTAMFAPIAADKQLGLEMSVAEGMPLQLETDKQRLDQILRNLLSNAIKFTASGKVTLHIDHEQSQTNRIVFAVRDTGIGIPKDKQHLIFEAFQQADGSTRRKFGGTGLGLSISRELARLLGGEILLDSEENKGSVFRLILPAKTSDATPAAFGTVQLLPIELDFAEEASTAGVQTSETVNLPAKKTLEIPIPADIPDDRDSIVAGDRFILIVEDDIEFAKILLKYTRQQNYKGIVVVRGDIAAEMVARYMPLAVLLDIQLPLKDGWQVMAEIKENPKTRHIPVHIMSSLQVKRESLLQGAIDFINKPMALEQMGDMFRKIEDALTRHPKKVLIVEENPKHAAALSLFLGSFDIASEIKSNVDDSIVALSSDTADCVILDMGVPDRVGYETLEAVKRNQGLENLPIIVFTGKNLSQVEEMKLKRYADSIIVKTANSYQRILDEVGLFLHLVEENSGPSTKSPGRLGFLQDVLQGKKVLVADDDIRNIFSLTKALEKYQMTVVPATDGKDALKQLEDNPDVAVILMDMMMPEMDGYETIASIRKDQRYENMPIIAVTAKSMMGDREKCIAAGASDYISKPVDIDQLLSLLRVWMYG encoded by the coding sequence ATGCCTAAAACTATTTTAAGAAACCTGCAGATAGGTTTTGGAATATCGCTGTTGATTCTGTTAGCCAGTTCAACGGCTTCTTATATCAGTATTCGTAAGCAGATCCATAATAGCGCGATGGTCGATCACAGCCGGCGTGTCATGAGCCGCGTCAACAAAATTCTGCAGGATCTGCAGAATGCCGAAACTGGCCAGCGCGGCTTCCTGCTTACAGGTATAGACAAGTTTCTGGATCCTTACAAAACCGGCCTCCAGTCGCTGCCCCAATCGCTGAGTCGTGCGCACGATCTTACGTCCGACAATCCTGAACAGCAGCAGATAATCGATACGCTATCCACACTCGTGCAATCCCGACTGGCAAAGCTTGAAAACCTGGTCAATATCAAAAAGCGTGGTGGAATGGTCACCGTTTCGCAGCTTGAGGAGGGCAAGACTTATATGGACAGCTGCCGTTTGCTCATCAGCAAAATTATCGATCGTGAAGAACTTTTGCTCAATAAGCGTTCGGAAGAACTGAGCCGCTCTTCGGGCTATACCTCCATCTTTGTTTTGTTGGCCGCTGCTGTATCCTTATTGATTACCCTCTTCTTTTACTTCCGCCTGCGAGCGGATTTCTTTCAACGGGAGCAGCTGCAGAATGACCTGAAACGTAAAGATGAAGAGATCCAGCGGCGGCTGAGCATCACCCAGCGCATCGCAAGGGAGATAGCGGCCGGACATTATGATATGCAGATTCAGGATGGCGAACAGGACGATCTGGGCAGCCTGACGGGATCCCTCAATGAAATGGCGCGTTCGCTCAAAACATCTTTTGAAGAACTCAATAATAACAACTGGCATCAAGCTGGTCTAACCCAGTTGGGTAACCTGTTGATGGGTAATAAACAGCAGGAAGAGCTCACGGCTGTCACGCTGGGCCATCTGACAAAATATGGCAACTGTGTCAACGGCGCCATATACCTGATGGAACAAGATGAGCTTGTCTTAAGGGGATCCTATGGACTTGAAGATCCCGAACGTAAACGCTTCGCCCCAGGTGAGGGCATGGTCGGCCAGGTCTTTAAAGACAAGAAAGAAAAGTTATTCGAAAACCTCGAAGATACCGATTATGTCATCAGCTTTGCTGCTGGGAAGGTACTGGTGAACAACCTTTTTATACTGCCTGTTTTCGATGGTAACGAATGTATCGGTGTAATGGAGCTGGGCTCACTACAACCTTTTTCGAGCATTCAGCTGGCATTTTTTAGGGATGCGGTGCAAAAGGTGGGTACGACACTTGCGGCGGCCCAAGCCAGACTGGTGGTACAGAATTTATTGGAAGAAACCCAGGCACAGACCGAAGAATTGCAGGCACAGCATACCGAACTGGAATCGCTCAATTCGAGCCTCGAGATGCATACCCATAAGCTGCAGGCTTCGGAAGAGGAACTCCGCGTACAGCAGGAAGAATTGGTGCAGTCTAACCGTGAATTGGAAGAGCGCTCCAAATTGCTGGAGGATAAAAATTTGGAGATTGCCGAACGCAATCAGGAAATACAGAAAAAGGCGGCGGAGCTTGAACAGAGTACACGCTATAAGTCTGAATTTTTGGCCAATATGTCGCATGAACTGCGTACACCCCTCAATTCAATTCTGTTACTTTCACGCTTGATGGCCGAAAATTCGGATGGTAACCTGAATGAAGAACAGATGGAATCGGCAGCTGTGATCCAAAGTTCGGGAAAGAGCCTGCTGACCTTGATAGACGAGATTCTGGATCTTTCCAAAATAGAATCCGGAAAAATGGATCTGGATGTACAGCCTGTATTTTTTGCCGATATATTGAACGGGCTGACGGCGATGTTCGCACCAATCGCCGCCGACAAGCAACTTGGATTAGAAATGAGCGTTGCGGAGGGAATGCCGCTACAGCTCGAAACAGACAAGCAGCGCCTGGATCAGATTTTACGTAACCTATTGTCGAATGCCATCAAATTTACAGCTTCGGGTAAGGTTACTTTGCATATTGACCACGAACAGTCGCAGACAAACCGTATCGTATTTGCAGTGCGCGATACGGGAATCGGGATACCGAAAGACAAGCAGCATCTGATATTTGAAGCATTCCAACAAGCAGACGGTTCTACACGCCGCAAATTTGGCGGTACTGGACTGGGGCTCTCCATCAGTCGGGAACTGGCGCGTCTGCTCGGCGGCGAAATCTTGCTGGATAGCGAAGAAAACAAAGGCAGTGTATTCCGACTGATCCTTCCAGCGAAGACTTCGGATGCCACGCCAGCTGCTTTCGGCACGGTGCAATTGTTGCCGATAGAGCTAGACTTCGCTGAAGAAGCATCTACAGCTGGAGTGCAGACTTCGGAAACAGTGAACTTGCCTGCCAAAAAGACACTGGAGATACCTATCCCAGCCGATATTCCTGATGATCGCGATAGTATCGTCGCAGGCGACCGCTTCATTTTGATTGTTGAGGATGATATTGAATTCGCAAAGATTCTGCTGAAATATACGCGCCAGCAAAACTACAAGGGTATCGTGGTCGTCCGTGGTGATATCGCGGCTGAGATGGTGGCCCGTTATATGCCGCTAGCCGTTCTGCTGGATATTCAGCTTCCGCTCAAAGATGGCTGGCAGGTAATGGCTGAGATCAAGGAAAACCCCAAGACTCGACATATACCGGTGCATATTATGTCTTCTTTACAGGTTAAGAGAGAAAGTCTGCTGCAGGGCGCCATAGACTTTATCAATAAACCAATGGCATTGGAGCAGATGGGTGATATGTTCCGTAAAATAGAAGATGCCCTCACGCGGCATCCAAAAAAAGTACTTATTGTTGAAGAAAATCCCAAACATGCGGCAGCGCTGTCGCTCTTCCTCGGAAGTTTTGACATTGCCTCGGAGATCAAGAGCAACGTAGATGATAGCATTGTGGCGCTGAGCTCAGACACTGCCGACTGTGTGATACTTGATATGGGGGTTCCAGACCGGGTTGGTTACGAGACATTGGAAGCTGTAAAACGAAATCAGGGTCTTGAAAATTTGCCGATTATTGTTTTTACCGGTAAGAACCTTTCGCAGGTAGAGGAAATGAAATTAAAACGGTATGCGGATTCTATTATTGTAAAAACGGCGAATTCCTATCAGCGTATTTTGGACGAAGTGGGTTTATTTTTACATCTCGTAGAGGAAAATAGTGGTCCTTCTACCAAATCTCCGGGCAGACTTGGCTTTTTGCAGGATGTTCTGCAGGGTAAAAAGGTGCTTGTAGCGGACGACGATATCCGAAATATCTTCTCGCTCACCAAGGCGCTCGAAAAATATCAGATGACCGTGGTCCCGGCAACGGACGGAAAAGATGCGCTGAAACAGCTGGAAGATAATCCGGATGTAGCGGTGATCCTGATGGACATGATGATGCCCGAAATGGATGGTTACGAAACGATTGCTTCGATCCGGAAAGATCAGCGCTACGAAAACATGCCCATTATTGCTGTTACAGCCAAATCAATGATGGGCGATAGGGAAAAATGTATTGCCGCAGGAGCGTCTGATTATATATCCAAACCGGTGGATATTGATCAGCTTTTGTCCCTACTTCGCGTATGGATGTATGGATAA
- a CDS encoding response regulator → MDKNKIILIIDDDQNNIFALKLALKSRGFQAIGCLSAEEGLAQLRDHAGIGLVLMDMMMPEIDGYEATQLIRKTKNACELPIIAVTAQAMTGDREKCLAAGANGYISKPIDIELLVQLIGEIKG, encoded by the coding sequence ATGGATAAGAACAAAATCATATTGATTATCGACGATGATCAGAACAATATATTTGCATTGAAATTGGCCCTGAAGTCAAGAGGTTTTCAAGCGATAGGCTGCCTGTCTGCTGAAGAGGGACTTGCTCAGTTACGGGATCATGCCGGCATAGGCCTTGTCCTCATGGATATGATGATGCCCGAGATTGACGGTTATGAAGCCACTCAGCTGATTCGGAAAACAAAGAATGCCTGTGAATTGCCCATCATCGCTGTGACGGCACAAGCCATGACCGGCGACCGTGAAAAATGTCTGGCTGCAGGAGCAAATGGCTACATTTCGAAACCGATAGACATTGAACTTCTGGTGCAGCTAATAGGGGAAATAAAAGGATGA
- a CDS encoding protein-glutamate O-methyltransferase CheR, translating into MITGKKIVSQEQVMMLMEDVERLYGYDFTHYTKASLSRRINQLCLLDNFASFAELRYRVVHDPEYLQRFVEKMTVNVTEMFRDPSFFAHLRQEILPKLRTYAFIRIWIAGCATGEEAYSLAILLQEHNLLHKSLIYGTDINPSVLEQAKKAVIPMANLKSYVENYQLSGGKADFSSYYTANYNWVKLNPTLRERIVFASHNLVNDASFNAFQLILCRNVLIYFDTELQARVLSLFDESLETFGYLALGSQETLRFSALAPNYDQVGNEKIWRKVK; encoded by the coding sequence ATGATTACGGGAAAAAAAATTGTCAGCCAAGAGCAGGTGATGATGCTGATGGAGGATGTGGAGCGTCTTTATGGTTACGATTTTACCCATTATACGAAGGCCTCCTTATCGCGGCGAATCAACCAACTTTGTCTGCTGGATAATTTTGCGAGCTTTGCCGAACTGCGTTACCGTGTTGTCCACGATCCGGAATACCTGCAGCGATTTGTCGAAAAGATGACGGTCAATGTGACCGAAATGTTTCGTGACCCTAGTTTTTTTGCACATCTTCGCCAGGAAATCCTACCCAAATTGCGCACCTACGCCTTTATCCGTATATGGATAGCTGGCTGTGCAACAGGTGAAGAAGCGTATTCACTGGCCATTCTATTGCAGGAACATAATCTGCTGCACAAATCGCTGATCTACGGCACCGATATCAATCCCTCGGTGCTCGAGCAGGCAAAGAAGGCTGTTATCCCGATGGCAAATCTAAAATCCTATGTTGAAAATTATCAGCTTTCAGGTGGTAAAGCTGATTTTTCATCGTACTATACCGCGAATTATAACTGGGTGAAACTCAATCCCACCTTGCGGGAACGCATTGTATTTGCTTCGCACAATCTGGTGAATGATGCTTCTTTTAATGCTTTTCAGCTGATTCTATGTCGCAATGTGCTGATCTATTTTGACACAGAGCTGCAGGCCAGGGTATTATCGCTCTTTGATGAAAGCCTCGAGACATTTGGTTACCTTGCCTTAGGCAGTCAAGAGACGCTGCGCTTCTCTGCGCTGGCACCCAACTATGATCAGGTAGGAAACGAAAAAATATGGCGCAAGGTCAAGTAG
- a CDS encoding response regulator transcription factor codes for MTKILLVDDHRLVRNGIRLIIDTHDKLSVVGEVDSAEDALIYLEQNALPDLVLTDLNMQGMDGVSFIRMAKKIYPDLRFAVLSMIEDPVDVAEAFRSGADGYLSKGGDYDEILFGLLRLSHGHKYLMTNFGLRFMEDYNVESSATVDVGSRLAQYEISDREFAVLELIAQGFTAMEIADKIFLSKRTVEGHRQNLMDKTKSKNTADLIRFAFQQKLLS; via the coding sequence ATGACTAAAATTCTTTTAGTTGATGACCATCGACTTGTAAGAAATGGGATACGCTTGATTATTGATACCCACGACAAGCTTTCGGTGGTAGGAGAAGTAGACAGTGCAGAGGATGCATTAATCTATCTTGAACAAAATGCATTGCCGGATCTGGTTTTAACGGACCTGAATATGCAGGGCATGGATGGTGTGAGTTTCATCCGAATGGCCAAAAAAATATATCCTGATCTTAGGTTTGCTGTGCTTTCCATGATTGAAGATCCGGTTGATGTAGCCGAAGCTTTTCGGAGTGGCGCAGACGGGTATCTATCTAAAGGTGGGGATTATGATGAAATCTTATTTGGATTGTTACGTTTATCGCATGGGCATAAATATCTGATGACCAATTTCGGTTTACGGTTTATGGAAGATTATAATGTTGAGAGCAGTGCTACGGTCGATGTAGGTTCGCGCCTGGCACAGTATGAGATTTCCGATAGGGAGTTTGCTGTGCTGGAACTGATTGCCCAGGGTTTCACTGCAATGGAGATTGCGGATAAAATTTTTCTAAGCAAACGAACCGTTGAAGGACATCGCCAGAACTTGATGGATAAGACAAAAAGTAAGAATACGGCAGATTTGATCCGTTTCGCTTTTCAGCAGAAGCTTTTGAGTTAG
- a CDS encoding DUF5695 domain-containing protein: MNLKKCYWILFALVCTQLPSSVYSQQDEHPVWKAVKAQQATLGVEEGAKSFTLKNLNVAILNASQTLSSFRPNGSEKDFDYTPVELLRKRDRNQFFHIGDITISLRRQGDSSWSAYSSATARKHVKALSPTKNNLASADISPTLNNIPLKVIRNWQDDHGDLILSFEISNPTDYTIEIGALGIPLPFNNNMDWKNLDQAHAQNVFFDPYIGQDAGYLQVNRLHGNGPSLLVLPYKNAGFEAYNPLNTDPTPRSITFEGFHEWLIHSKAHAETDWKGVEQWNTPTSTLLKPQESNTFALKFVLAPSIRQIESELLKNNRPVAVGLPGYVVPMDNPAKLFVKHSKAVKNVSVYPEGALTLTKKGSTAQHWTEYEVKGNRWGRARLTINYRDGITQTIHYKVIKSEKEVVQDLGHFLTTKQWYENDKDIFGRSPSVISYDYEEQQPITQNKSAWFAGLSDEAGAASWLAALMKQVLQPNQQEIAKLKRFVNETLYGHIQHKEGDKKYGVVKSLFYYEPDSMPAGTYRSDINWKTWAAWPKKEADDIGRSYNYPHVAAAHWVMYRLARNYNNLVNEETWDKYLERAYQTSIAMVEKAPYYAQFGQMEGSIFLIVLNDLRKEGLTTMADKLEAAMRKRAEHWKTLNYPFGSEMPWDSTGQEEVYLWSRFFGFDEKAQVTLNAIIAYMPTVPHWGYNGSARRYWDFVYGGKLSRIERQLHHYGSALNAIPVLTAYRDHPDDFYLLRIGHAGMMGALANVTQDGFGPGAFHSYPSTLANDGISGDYGTGFYGYAVNSGTYIVDHPEFGWLAFSGNLKTEKQLVKVALTTASKGRVFLAKENLWLTTDAGEIAELQYDQKDRSVTLIFNTEANQYSTNMLLNVNPESHYDVEGIAKDAMNRYVIPLSTKTVKLKKLK; this comes from the coding sequence ATGAATCTTAAAAAATGCTATTGGATCCTATTTGCGCTCGTATGCACACAGTTGCCAAGCAGCGTATATAGCCAGCAGGACGAACACCCCGTATGGAAAGCAGTCAAAGCGCAGCAAGCCACCTTAGGCGTAGAAGAGGGCGCCAAAAGCTTTACCCTCAAAAACCTCAATGTAGCCATTCTCAATGCGTCGCAGACGCTATCTTCTTTTCGTCCCAACGGAAGCGAAAAAGACTTTGACTATACACCTGTTGAACTCCTGCGCAAAAGAGACCGTAATCAATTTTTTCATATCGGTGATATCACGATCAGTTTGCGTCGTCAGGGCGATAGCTCCTGGAGCGCCTATTCATCGGCTACAGCGCGTAAGCACGTAAAGGCGCTAAGTCCTACAAAAAACAACCTGGCCAGCGCGGATATTAGTCCTACGCTCAACAACATCCCCTTAAAGGTCATCCGCAACTGGCAAGATGACCATGGCGACCTGATCCTTAGCTTTGAGATTTCAAATCCAACTGATTATACCATCGAAATTGGCGCGCTGGGCATCCCCCTTCCATTCAATAACAACATGGACTGGAAAAATCTCGATCAGGCGCATGCACAGAATGTGTTTTTCGATCCCTATATCGGCCAAGATGCGGGTTATCTACAGGTCAACCGTCTACATGGCAATGGACCTAGTCTATTGGTATTGCCCTATAAAAATGCAGGCTTTGAAGCCTACAATCCGCTCAATACCGACCCGACCCCCCGAAGTATTACCTTTGAGGGATTTCATGAATGGCTGATCCACAGTAAGGCACATGCTGAGACTGACTGGAAAGGCGTAGAACAATGGAATACACCGACTTCTACCCTCTTGAAGCCACAGGAATCAAATACCTTTGCCTTAAAATTCGTTCTCGCACCAAGTATCCGACAAATTGAATCGGAGTTACTGAAAAATAATAGGCCTGTTGCTGTTGGGCTTCCCGGATATGTTGTCCCCATGGACAATCCCGCCAAACTTTTTGTTAAGCATAGCAAAGCGGTCAAAAATGTCAGTGTCTATCCTGAAGGTGCTTTGACCCTGACAAAAAAAGGAAGTACAGCACAGCACTGGACCGAATACGAAGTGAAGGGCAATCGTTGGGGACGTGCGCGGCTTACCATCAACTACCGGGATGGCATTACACAGACGATACACTATAAAGTGATCAAATCTGAAAAAGAAGTCGTCCAAGATCTGGGCCATTTCCTCACTACCAAGCAGTGGTATGAAAATGATAAAGATATTTTTGGCCGATCACCATCTGTTATATCCTACGACTATGAAGAACAGCAGCCCATCACCCAAAATAAGAGTGCCTGGTTTGCGGGTCTAAGCGATGAAGCCGGTGCCGCAAGCTGGCTTGCCGCCCTGATGAAACAGGTACTACAGCCCAATCAGCAGGAAATAGCCAAATTGAAACGTTTTGTCAATGAGACGCTATATGGCCATATCCAGCATAAAGAAGGCGACAAGAAATATGGCGTTGTCAAAAGCCTCTTTTATTATGAACCCGACTCGATGCCCGCAGGAACATACCGCTCGGACATCAACTGGAAGACCTGGGCTGCTTGGCCTAAAAAAGAAGCCGACGACATTGGGCGGTCCTACAATTACCCACACGTGGCGGCAGCACACTGGGTGATGTACAGGCTTGCCCGCAACTACAACAATCTGGTCAACGAGGAAACTTGGGACAAGTACCTCGAACGGGCGTACCAGACCAGTATCGCCATGGTCGAAAAAGCGCCTTATTACGCGCAGTTCGGTCAAATGGAAGGCAGTATTTTCCTTATCGTCCTCAATGACCTCCGAAAGGAAGGATTAACCACCATGGCCGATAAGCTTGAAGCTGCCATGCGCAAACGAGCAGAGCATTGGAAAACCCTCAATTATCCATTCGGAAGCGAGATGCCCTGGGACTCTACCGGTCAGGAAGAGGTATACCTCTGGTCACGCTTTTTTGGTTTCGATGAAAAGGCTCAAGTCACCCTAAATGCCATCATCGCCTACATGCCAACCGTTCCGCACTGGGGTTACAATGGCAGCGCGCGCCGTTACTGGGATTTTGTCTATGGCGGCAAGCTCTCCCGTATCGAGCGGCAGCTGCATCATTATGGTTCGGCCCTCAATGCCATTCCCGTCCTGACTGCCTACCGCGATCATCCGGACGACTTCTACCTACTCCGTATCGGACATGCCGGCATGATGGGTGCATTGGCCAATGTCACCCAAGACGGCTTTGGCCCGGGAGCATTCCACTCTTACCCGTCCACACTGGCCAATGACGGTATCTCGGGCGATTATGGAACCGGTTTTTATGGCTATGCCGTCAATTCGGGAACCTATATTGTCGACCATCCCGAATTTGGCTGGCTGGCTTTCAGTGGTAATCTAAAAACCGAAAAACAGCTGGTTAAGGTTGCCCTGACTACAGCTTCCAAAGGGCGTGTCTTTCTGGCAAAAGAAAATCTTTGGCTGACCACCGACGCCGGAGAAATTGCCGAATTACAGTACGATCAAAAAGACCGCAGCGTCACCCTGATCTTCAATACGGAGGCGAACCAATATAGCACGAATATGCTGCTCAATGTAAATCCAGAAAGCCATTATGATGTGGAAGGAATAGCCAAAGATGCGATGAATCGCTATGTAATACCCCTATCAACAAAAACGGTAAAATTGAAAAAGCTGAAGTAG